One window from the genome of Candidatus Leptovillus gracilis encodes:
- a CDS encoding DUF4258 domain-containing protein: MSETLRDIVHLVGEGQIRISAHGYDELAADNIFVRDVVAGTATAILVEDYPEYHKGPAVLVLQFDDEGRPIHIVWGIPKGKASPAVLVTAYRPDPARWSSDFMRRKS; this comes from the coding sequence GTGAGTGAAACACTGCGGGATATTGTTCATCTTGTTGGCGAAGGTCAGATACGAATTTCGGCTCATGGTTATGATGAACTGGCAGCCGACAATATTTTTGTGCGGGATGTGGTTGCCGGTACGGCAACAGCTATTTTGGTTGAAGATTATCCTGAGTATCATAAAGGTCCTGCGGTTCTTGTTCTCCAATTTGATGATGAAGGGCGCCCCATCCATATCGTTTGGGGTATTCCCAAAGGCAAAGCATCTCCGGCTGTGCTGGTAACGGCTTATCGGCCCGATCCGGCTCGCTGGTCAAGCGATTTCATGAGGAGAAAATCATGA
- a CDS encoding type IV secretory system conjugative DNA transfer family protein encodes MDLNSTTQVTIGTYVKQWWQSLPAARKKRIGSVLAVFAAFWLAGAIHAPTAVAGIARLEGVVRPLMAVGMGGFSFLWRVLKSSGVITETRETPNLLWLPLALVVPGAIGLFLYILSQPPNPLYGVQKMLEKAARSQGRVAAADLKEKLVIKQGVPLTQIDEGKGKLLLGLDYQKSEGHVMVVAPTRAGKGLHLTDTLRHYPGPALVLDPKAEQFQRTAALRRQLGPVYRIPGHQVHLSAYYRHLRDRDETIELHTHLLRPWASSEPIFAEKALSLFTAVGLYAHAMQLNPIRLLLDLAESNPVEALTALRTVPAARRHVDIFTNGAAPAAYQEDKFVTSALGNFTTRLAPYQKHIDTIAPPDLRRRDLIVPPDWASQNGTIYITYSLNDLRAAGGVIAATIAAILRYQMRQAQKQKMLVTIDELPAVGLRNIADYLSTCGGFGITLLLYVQSVAQLQELYGREGLRAILSNCDHQLWYPAAEMETARFMSELYGTTMKANPMQSASRSARQQQNKEGQAQIQTSSNQGASWSWREGAALSPNEMMALPKGQVLATTLADQRYVFLGQRLNSIPLFDQLPPPDGLHLPQPVYRSRKYTDWSTVADKAASRATATAVAANQPQAQDKPGDNATGAIDTPQPTATNATAVAPEAEPPPEAPAPPPPTSATRKMR; translated from the coding sequence ATGGATCTGAACAGCACTACTCAAGTTACCATCGGTACTTACGTTAAGCAGTGGTGGCAATCACTGCCCGCGGCCCGCAAAAAACGGATCGGGTCTGTGTTGGCTGTCTTTGCTGCTTTCTGGTTGGCGGGGGCGATACATGCGCCCACGGCCGTGGCCGGGATTGCCCGCCTGGAAGGGGTGGTCCGTCCGCTTATGGCCGTCGGCATGGGCGGTTTCTCCTTTCTCTGGCGCGTCTTGAAAAGCAGCGGCGTCATCACCGAAACGCGGGAAACGCCCAACCTGCTGTGGCTGCCGCTGGCCCTGGTTGTGCCGGGGGCGATTGGCCTCTTCCTTTACATCCTCAGCCAGCCGCCCAACCCGCTGTATGGCGTGCAAAAGATGCTGGAAAAAGCGGCCCGTTCCCAGGGGCGGGTCGCAGCCGCGGATCTCAAGGAGAAGCTGGTCATCAAACAGGGTGTGCCCCTCACCCAGATAGATGAGGGCAAGGGGAAACTGCTGCTGGGTCTGGATTACCAGAAATCGGAAGGGCATGTCATGGTGGTGGCGCCGACCCGGGCCGGGAAGGGGCTGCATTTAACCGACACGCTGCGCCATTACCCCGGCCCGGCGCTGGTGCTGGATCCAAAGGCCGAGCAGTTCCAGCGCACGGCCGCCTTGCGCCGCCAACTAGGGCCTGTCTATCGCATCCCCGGCCATCAGGTGCATCTCTCCGCTTACTACCGCCACCTGCGCGACCGGGATGAGACCATTGAACTGCACACCCATCTGTTACGGCCGTGGGCCAGTTCCGAGCCGATCTTTGCCGAAAAAGCGCTGTCGCTGTTTACGGCCGTTGGTCTTTATGCCCATGCCATGCAGCTTAACCCGATCCGCCTTTTGCTCGACTTGGCCGAGAGCAATCCGGTCGAAGCGTTAACAGCGCTGCGCACCGTCCCGGCGGCGCGGCGGCACGTGGACATCTTCACCAATGGCGCCGCCCCGGCTGCCTATCAGGAAGACAAGTTCGTGACATCGGCCCTGGGCAACTTCACTACCCGCCTGGCTCCCTACCAAAAACACATTGATACCATCGCTCCACCCGACTTGCGCCGGCGTGACCTGATCGTGCCGCCCGATTGGGCCAGTCAGAACGGGACCATTTATATCACGTACAGCCTCAACGACTTGCGCGCCGCCGGGGGCGTGATAGCCGCCACGATTGCCGCCATTCTGCGGTATCAAATGCGGCAAGCGCAGAAGCAGAAGATGCTGGTGACCATTGACGAACTGCCCGCCGTTGGCCTGCGCAATATCGCCGACTACCTCTCCACCTGCGGTGGTTTTGGCATCACCCTGCTGTTGTACGTGCAGTCGGTGGCCCAACTGCAAGAGTTATACGGCCGGGAGGGCTTGCGGGCGATTCTGTCCAACTGTGACCACCAGCTGTGGTATCCGGCGGCGGAGATGGAGACGGCGCGGTTCATGTCGGAACTCTACGGCACGACGATGAAGGCCAACCCGATGCAGTCGGCCTCGCGCAGCGCCCGGCAGCAGCAGAACAAAGAAGGGCAGGCGCAGATACAGACCAGCAGCAATCAGGGCGCGTCCTGGTCATGGCGGGAGGGGGCGGCGCTGTCGCCCAATGAAATGATGGCCTTGCCCAAAGGTCAGGTCCTGGCGACCACATTGGCGGACCAGCGGTATGTTTTCCTGGGGCAGCGGCTGAATTCTATTCCCCTGTTTGACCAACTGCCGCCGCCGGATGGTCTGCATTTGCCGCAGCCCGTCTACCGGTCGCGCAAGTATACGGATTGGTCAACTGTGGCGGATAAGGCGGCGTCGCGGGCAACGGCAACGGCCGTGGCCGCCAACCAACCCCAGGCGCAAGATAAGCCAGGTGACAATGCCACCGGAGCGATAGATACCCCGCAACCAACGGCCACAAACGCAACGGCCGTTGCGCCTGAAGCAGAGCCGCCGCCAGAAGCGCCAGCGCCACCTCCTCCGACCAGCGCGACCCGGAAGATGCGGTGA
- a CDS encoding UvrD-helicase domain-containing protein, whose product MAQLIPATSIQGSPPEVIRLFYLFKRLPEHVVVIQRLPALHGPGPDFLLRSDNRVLFLAVATTTPQEAERAGQLGLFGGEIRPLGEGEHERLTDFSHRTTLDLPAAILFPNLSQKQMGEPITTMATAVWVSKETLTPDRFTDWLDDQLSPPLTDQQIGHLREQFTPEVIVPAAFTVRQPIERHTAAELGRYLLDYDQEYALKLDLNLPETAQTTARDFQLRLINGVAGSGKSLIIIYRAHMLHQLFPRKRILVLTHNRALMYDLRRRYKDLSNEHLNNGKGGVQIYTFMGWCRHYWPKTETWHKLLSHRQRLELAMQIGHEQLRDTAVSEQMLLEEIDWYKDRLLFTREEYLAADRAGRGFALSPAMRHRLFDAITTYHERLQQRHLMDWGDVPRQLWQLWHNGAVALPHYDIILIDEAQFFAPLWFEIIKRILAPNTGHLFLVADASQGFLKRGQSWLASGLDVRGRVHRLCKSYRTTREILDFATLLYRRRLPDEDDDIVTPDLTHMPNGVLPVIIPLTSPQDEVTRVINEIRQLAQGGVPWRDILLIHASREEIGPILARVNRAFGVGTAVDPGQTDPKNQIRVCSLNAATGLESPIVFLMGAHELYEQEQSIRLADEERAELIRDNTRKLYMAITRAGQRLVITYVGPLPEMLTQPGSH is encoded by the coding sequence ATGGCGCAACTCATCCCCGCCACCTCTATTCAAGGCTCGCCGCCGGAAGTTATCCGGTTGTTCTATCTGTTCAAGCGGCTGCCGGAGCATGTGGTTGTCATTCAACGGCTGCCGGCGCTGCATGGCCCCGGCCCTGACTTTTTGCTGCGGAGCGACAACCGGGTGCTGTTCCTGGCCGTTGCCACGACGACGCCCCAAGAGGCGGAACGCGCCGGACAGTTGGGTTTGTTTGGCGGTGAGATACGGCCGTTGGGGGAGGGGGAACACGAACGATTGACCGATTTTTCGCATAGGACAACGCTCGATTTACCCGCCGCCATCCTTTTCCCCAATCTCAGCCAGAAACAGATGGGCGAACCCATCACCACGATGGCTACGGCCGTCTGGGTCAGCAAAGAAACCCTCACCCCCGACCGTTTTACCGACTGGCTGGACGACCAACTTTCTCCGCCGCTCACCGACCAACAAATCGGCCACCTCCGCGAACAATTCACCCCGGAAGTGATTGTGCCGGCCGCCTTCACCGTGCGGCAGCCCATCGAACGGCACACGGCAGCAGAACTCGGCCGTTACCTGCTCGATTACGACCAGGAATACGCGCTTAAACTGGACTTGAATCTACCCGAAACCGCCCAGACCACCGCCCGCGACTTCCAACTGCGCCTGATTAACGGGGTGGCCGGCAGCGGCAAATCGCTCATCATCATTTACCGCGCCCATATGCTGCACCAGCTTTTCCCGCGCAAACGTATTCTCGTCCTCACCCACAACCGCGCCTTGATGTACGATCTGCGCCGCCGTTACAAAGATCTCAGCAATGAGCATCTTAACAATGGGAAAGGGGGAGTCCAGATATATACCTTTATGGGCTGGTGCCGCCATTATTGGCCGAAAACGGAAACCTGGCACAAGCTACTCAGCCATCGGCAACGGCTGGAGTTGGCGATGCAGATTGGGCATGAGCAGTTAAGGGACACGGCCGTTTCTGAACAGATGCTTCTGGAAGAGATAGACTGGTACAAAGACCGTCTGCTGTTCACCCGCGAAGAGTACCTGGCCGCCGATCGCGCCGGGCGCGGGTTCGCCCTCAGTCCGGCCATGCGTCACCGTCTCTTTGACGCCATCACCACCTACCACGAACGCTTACAGCAGCGCCACCTGATGGATTGGGGCGACGTGCCGCGCCAGTTGTGGCAATTGTGGCACAATGGCGCGGTAGCGCTGCCCCATTACGACATCATCCTGATAGACGAGGCCCAATTCTTCGCCCCCCTCTGGTTTGAAATCATCAAGCGCATTCTCGCGCCGAACACCGGCCACCTGTTTCTGGTGGCCGATGCCAGCCAGGGTTTCCTTAAGCGAGGGCAGTCCTGGCTGGCCAGCGGCCTCGACGTACGTGGGCGCGTTCACCGGCTATGCAAAAGCTACCGCACCACCCGCGAAATCCTCGATTTTGCCACCTTGCTCTACCGCCGTAGGCTGCCCGACGAGGACGACGATATTGTCACGCCCGATTTAACCCACATGCCCAACGGCGTCCTGCCGGTCATCATCCCCCTGACCAGCCCGCAAGACGAAGTGACGCGGGTAATTAATGAAATCCGCCAACTGGCGCAGGGCGGCGTGCCCTGGCGGGATATTTTGCTCATCCATGCCAGCCGCGAGGAAATTGGGCCGATTTTGGCGCGGGTGAACAGGGCGTTTGGGGTGGGAACGGCCGTTGACCCCGGCCAGACCGACCCCAAAAACCAGATTCGCGTCTGCTCCCTCAACGCCGCCACCGGCCTGGAAAGCCCCATCGTCTTCCTGATGGGGGCGCACGAACTGTACGAACAGGAGCAGAGCATTCGTCTTGCGGACGAGGAGCGGGCGGAACTGATCCGCGACAATACGCGCAAACTGTACATGGCGATCACCCGCGCCGGGCAGCGGCTGGTGATTACCTATGTCGGGCCGCTGCCGGAGATGTTGACGCAACCAGGTAGTCATTGA
- a CDS encoding Fic family protein: MLETRLKERIQAKKAQLDALRPLPTAAVRRLNEQLTIEWIYNSNAIEGSTLSLRETQLILEQGITIGGKSLREHFEVINHQEAIKLVESLAGQQGPLTPFYVRQLHALVLAKIDDENAGQYRSLPVRIVGAAHEPPPAWDIPAQMDDWASWLQVQEGMMEPVALAALAHHQLVAIHPFIDGNGRTARLIMNLTLLRAGYPPAIIARVNRRQYYRVLAQADRGNATPLVNFVGRAVERSLTLYLEACTPQTTRPSVDEEWLPLREAANLTPYSQEYLSFLARTGKLEAIKHGSNWLTTRQALEAYLHSVGKTRDR, encoded by the coding sequence ATGCTAGAGACCCGTCTAAAAGAGCGAATTCAAGCTAAAAAAGCGCAGTTGGATGCATTACGGCCGTTGCCAACGGCCGCCGTGCGCCGTCTCAACGAACAACTGACCATCGAGTGGATTTACAACTCCAACGCCATTGAGGGCAGCACCCTGAGCTTGCGCGAAACCCAGTTGATTCTGGAACAGGGCATTACCATTGGCGGCAAAAGCCTGCGCGAACATTTTGAGGTGATCAACCACCAGGAGGCGATTAAGCTGGTGGAATCTTTGGCGGGGCAGCAGGGACCGCTCACGCCCTTTTATGTGCGCCAGTTGCACGCCCTGGTTTTGGCAAAAATAGACGATGAGAATGCGGGGCAGTATCGAAGTCTGCCGGTGCGCATTGTAGGCGCGGCCCATGAACCACCGCCCGCCTGGGACATCCCGGCGCAAATGGATGATTGGGCAAGCTGGCTGCAAGTGCAAGAGGGAATGATGGAACCGGTAGCTTTGGCGGCGTTGGCCCACCATCAACTGGTGGCTATTCATCCGTTTATTGATGGCAACGGCCGTACCGCCCGCCTGATCATGAATCTGACATTGCTGCGGGCCGGGTATCCGCCCGCCATCATTGCCCGCGTTAACCGGCGACAATACTACCGGGTGCTGGCCCAGGCCGATAGGGGGAACGCGACGCCGCTGGTGAACTTTGTTGGCCGGGCAGTGGAGCGCAGCCTGACGCTCTATCTGGAAGCCTGCACGCCGCAGACAACACGGCCGTCGGTAGACGAGGAGTGGCTGCCGCTGCGGGAGGCGGCAAATCTGACGCCTTACAGCCAGGAGTACCTGAGTTTTCTGGCGCGCACGGGCAAGTTGGAGGCAATCAAACACGGCAGTAACTGGCTGACAACGCGACAGGCGCTGGAAGCGTATCTGCATTCTGTGGGCAAGACGCGAGACCGGTGA
- a CDS encoding single-stranded DNA-binding protein — translation MYQKLIIVGNLGSAPEMKYMPDGQAVTNLSVACNRRWTDRASGQPQEEVTWYRVSVWGRQAEAANQYLDKGRQVLVEGRLRPDPNTGGPRLWTRQDGSVGASFEMVADRVQFLGSNGNGATANGANGHANGAAEPAYAEDDVPF, via the coding sequence ATGTATCAAAAACTCATCATCGTTGGCAATTTGGGCAGCGCGCCAGAAATGAAGTACATGCCTGACGGGCAGGCTGTGACCAACCTTTCCGTGGCTTGTAACCGGCGTTGGACGGATCGCGCCAGCGGCCAGCCGCAGGAAGAAGTCACCTGGTACCGCGTTTCCGTGTGGGGGCGTCAGGCCGAAGCGGCCAACCAATACCTGGACAAAGGTCGCCAGGTGCTGGTCGAAGGGCGGCTGCGTCCCGACCCGAACACGGGCGGCCCGCGCCTGTGGACACGGCAGGACGGCTCGGTGGGCGCATCGTTTGAGATGGTGGCCGACCGGGTGCAGTTCCTGGGCAGCAATGGCAACGGCGCCACCGCCAACGGCGCTAACGGTCACGCCAACGGCGCGGCCGAACCGGCCTATGCCGAGGACGACGTGCCGTTCTGA
- a CDS encoding AAA family ATPase: MTPQPHSRKARFLNDLKDLVLTETAAQRQQIHAHWEKPLATRVADGYAIDGVALQKVRNDELVALNCRRNISRFRPGDILCLSQNDPFAHDSIMVNLVEDEETELLISCDSFVDWDSLFAQPTGWTLDIGFLDLSAYILSALVEVGDTENGRTRILPLLMGEARPNIDPALYARGLDIGETQELNWDQSEALANAYATDLAFLVQGPPGTGKTRVLAALARALAYDGERVLICSFTHRAINNALNALVKLDPELDVIKIGHPIHAHHLRAPNYENFHESPLADASGGYVIGATPFAPRTKRLQAVAFDTVIFDEASQITLPLAVMGMLAGERYIFFGDHKQLPPVLTTRLTGGALRDSVFAYLAGKNFDKMLTETYRLNDVLTAWPSAKFYEGLLTAVPTAAHRRLHYLTPPTRLAHILHPDEPKVFWDLAHHNNTVYSQIEASAVVDLITTLLACGLPAEEIGVVAPYRAQGRLIRNLLREYVPEPSLRRQLVVDTVERMQGQERDVIILSLTTSDPGFAANVAEFFFQPERLNVAITRPRSKLIIVGSRFVLNTQTADPALQAMVQLLENLLESCAYIANKPTTSPEMILLANSKQVKNR, from the coding sequence ATGACCCCACAACCGCACTCACGCAAAGCCCGCTTCCTAAACGACCTCAAAGACTTGGTGCTGACGGAAACGGCCGCGCAGCGCCAACAAATCCATGCCCATTGGGAAAAACCCCTCGCCACCCGCGTCGCCGATGGCTACGCCATTGACGGCGTCGCCCTCCAGAAAGTCCGCAACGATGAACTGGTAGCGCTGAATTGCCGCCGCAACATCTCCCGTTTCCGCCCCGGCGACATCCTCTGCCTCAGCCAAAACGACCCCTTCGCCCACGACAGCATCATGGTTAACCTGGTGGAAGACGAGGAGACCGAACTGCTCATCTCCTGTGACAGCTTTGTGGATTGGGACAGTCTGTTTGCGCAACCGACCGGCTGGACGCTGGATATCGGTTTCCTCGATTTAAGCGCCTACATCCTGAGCGCATTGGTCGAGGTGGGGGATACAGAAAACGGCCGTACCCGCATCCTCCCTCTGCTTATGGGCGAAGCCCGGCCCAACATTGACCCCGCCCTGTACGCTCGTGGGCTGGACATCGGCGAAACGCAGGAACTCAATTGGGACCAAAGCGAAGCTTTAGCCAACGCCTACGCCACCGACCTGGCCTTTCTGGTGCAAGGACCGCCGGGCACAGGCAAAACCAGGGTGCTGGCGGCGCTGGCCCGCGCCCTGGCCTATGATGGCGAGCGCGTCCTCATCTGCTCCTTCACCCATCGCGCCATTAACAACGCCCTCAACGCGCTGGTCAAGCTCGACCCAGAGTTGGACGTGATTAAAATCGGCCACCCGATTCATGCCCACCATTTGCGCGCGCCCAACTACGAAAACTTCCACGAATCGCCACTGGCCGATGCCAGCGGCGGCTACGTGATTGGCGCGACGCCTTTTGCCCCGCGCACAAAACGGCTGCAAGCGGTGGCCTTTGACACGGTGATTTTTGACGAAGCCAGCCAGATCACCTTGCCGCTGGCGGTGATGGGTATGTTGGCCGGGGAGCGGTACATTTTTTTTGGCGACCACAAACAGCTGCCGCCGGTGCTGACCACGCGGCTGACGGGTGGGGCGCTGCGCGATTCGGTCTTTGCTTATCTGGCAGGCAAGAATTTTGATAAGATGCTGACGGAAACGTACCGGCTAAATGACGTGTTGACCGCGTGGCCGAGCGCGAAGTTTTATGAGGGGCTTTTGACGGCCGTGCCCACCGCCGCCCACCGCCGCCTCCACTACCTCACGCCACCCACCCGGCTGGCCCACATCCTGCACCCCGACGAACCGAAGGTCTTCTGGGATCTGGCCCATCACAACAACACCGTTTACAGCCAAATCGAGGCGTCGGCCGTCGTGGACCTCATCACCACGCTGCTGGCCTGCGGCCTGCCCGCCGAGGAGATTGGCGTCGTGGCCCCGTATCGGGCACAGGGGCGGCTGATTCGTAACCTGCTGCGGGAGTACGTGCCGGAACCCAGCCTCCGCCGTCAACTCGTCGTGGATACTGTCGAACGGATGCAGGGGCAAGAGCGCGACGTTATCATCCTGTCGCTGACCACCTCCGACCCCGGCTTTGCCGCCAATGTGGCCGAATTCTTCTTCCAGCCGGAGCGGCTCAACGTGGCTATCACCCGGCCGCGCAGCAAGCTCATCATCGTCGGCAGCCGCTTTGTCCTGAACACGCAAACGGCCGACCCGGCTTTACAGGCAATGGTGCAACTTTTAGAAAACCTGCTGGAAAGCTGCGCCTATATTGCTAACAAACCCACGACCTCTCCTGAAATGATACTGCTGGCGAATTCAAAACAGGTCAAAAATCGGTGA
- a CDS encoding PD-(D/E)XK nuclease family protein has translation MLLDADRKALETFLLDNPELAQLEALLDEFNIFEAIGAVRQEVRHSDFLAFLLNPRERHGLGAAFGQQLLLTAVQTSEHETGITAVDLSLWKLDDLQVLREWQNIDILLLDETHRFAVIIENKVDSGEHSEQLQRYWRIVRQRYPDWQIVGLFLAPDSREPSDDRYIPLDYGRIHDLVMKIADTRASTLDADVQALMRHYAQMLRRHIMPDSDIAQLAQRIYKKHQRALDLIYEHRPDLQSELRDYLITMIEATPGMILDHATKTYVRCCSTAWDAPILRQGEGWTPTGRMLLLEFSNRADRLLLRLYIGPGPHPLREQLYNLALAYPQVFNVSKRGGSVQGSYKTIFGQDYLRARDYEGATLDELTPKVQQKWESFVCSRLGEITTALQSATWLWTDGLSRTTGF, from the coding sequence ATGCTACTTGATGCTGACAGGAAGGCTCTGGAAACGTTTCTGCTGGACAACCCCGAACTGGCCCAATTGGAAGCGCTGCTGGATGAGTTCAACATCTTTGAAGCCATCGGCGCGGTGCGGCAGGAGGTAAGGCATTCGGATTTTCTCGCCTTCCTGCTTAATCCGCGGGAGCGGCACGGTTTGGGGGCAGCGTTTGGGCAGCAATTGTTGCTAACGGCCGTGCAAACCAGCGAACATGAAACGGGGATAACGGCAGTAGACCTGTCCCTCTGGAAACTCGACGACCTGCAAGTGCTGCGTGAATGGCAGAACATAGACATCCTGCTGCTAGACGAAACCCACCGCTTCGCTGTCATCATCGAAAACAAGGTGGATAGCGGCGAACATTCGGAGCAGTTGCAGCGCTACTGGCGCATTGTGCGGCAACGCTACCCCGACTGGCAAATTGTGGGATTGTTCTTGGCGCCGGACAGCCGTGAACCTTCAGACGACCGTTATATCCCGCTCGATTACGGCCGTATCCACGACCTGGTCATGAAAATCGCCGATACCCGCGCCTCCACTTTGGATGCGGACGTGCAAGCCCTCATGCGCCATTACGCGCAAATGCTCAGGAGGCACATTATGCCCGACAGCGACATCGCCCAACTGGCCCAGCGCATTTACAAGAAACACCAGCGTGCCCTGGACTTGATTTATGAACACCGCCCCGATTTGCAAAGCGAACTGCGCGATTATCTCATCACAATGATTGAAGCCACGCCGGGCATGATTTTGGACCATGCCACCAAAACCTACGTCCGCTGCTGTTCGACAGCCTGGGATGCGCCTATCTTGCGGCAAGGGGAAGGCTGGACGCCCACGGGCAGAATGCTGCTGCTGGAGTTTAGCAATCGCGCCGATAGATTGCTCCTGAGGCTGTATATTGGTCCAGGGCCACATCCGCTGCGAGAGCAATTATACAACCTGGCATTGGCATACCCGCAGGTTTTTAACGTCAGTAAGCGTGGTGGCTCTGTTCAAGGTTCTTACAAAACCATTTTTGGCCAGGATTATCTAAGGGCCAGGGATTACGAGGGTGCTACACTGGATGAATTGACGCCTAAGGTGCAGCAGAAGTGGGAAAGTTTTGTATGCAGTAGGTTAGGGGAGATAACGACCGCACTGCAAAGCGCAACATGGTTATGGACAGATGGACTCAGTAGAACAACCGGTTTTTAG
- a CDS encoding GNAT family N-acetyltransferase: MANWAELMAVSFDHPPVTMMQLWPWLQQGNGLLAWGAWDGERLAAQYSCRLTHLRLPGVAEAARVGLSINMAVHPDYRGQGLIKQVSRPVYAALAALGGVAGVGFSNAAGVQVDRHSKGYGYEVVGQMAAHLVLLPRAPGDALLMLTTDWPDRPWAFAAWAGAQVCFCATEADVRHRFAQHPFRRYRFGVWLAGQEVCGLVVYRSVGRRGAALLAAYGAEVEELLRRWGTTVYQNGVRYIHCLTTPAAALLPYLRGLGMYVPLPWTRSPYFLTVKCLDEGLRPLLTDFRRWDCMGGDIL; encoded by the coding sequence ATGGCAAACTGGGCTGAATTGATGGCGGTCTCATTTGATCACCCGCCGGTAACGATGATGCAGTTGTGGCCCTGGCTGCAACAGGGAAATGGCTTGTTGGCCTGGGGCGCGTGGGATGGCGAACGGCTGGCGGCGCAGTATAGTTGCCGACTCACCCATTTGCGGCTGCCCGGCGTGGCGGAAGCGGCGCGTGTGGGTCTGAGCATCAACATGGCCGTCCATCCTGATTATCGGGGGCAAGGGTTGATTAAGCAGGTGTCGCGGCCGGTGTATGCGGCGCTGGCGGCGTTGGGCGGTGTGGCCGGGGTCGGCTTTTCGAATGCGGCCGGGGTGCAGGTGGATCGGCACAGCAAGGGATATGGATATGAGGTGGTGGGGCAGATGGCGGCGCACCTGGTTTTGCTACCGCGCGCGCCAGGCGATGCGCTGCTGATGTTGACAACTGATTGGCCGGATCGGCCGTGGGCGTTTGCGGCATGGGCCGGTGCGCAGGTGTGTTTTTGTGCAACGGAAGCAGATGTGCGCCACCGGTTTGCGCAGCATCCGTTTCGCCGTTACCGCTTTGGCGTGTGGCTGGCGGGGCAGGAGGTATGTGGCCTGGTGGTGTATCGTTCGGTGGGGCGGCGTGGCGCGGCGCTGTTGGCCGCATATGGGGCGGAAGTGGAAGAACTGCTGCGGCGATGGGGCACGACCGTTTATCAGAACGGGGTCCGCTACATTCACTGCTTGACCACACCCGCGGCAGCGCTGCTGCCCTATTTACGTGGGCTTGGCATGTATGTGCCTCTGCCATGGACGCGCTCTCCATATTTTTTGACGGTAAAGTGTCTGGATGAAGGATTGCGGCCGTTGCTCACTGATTTTCGCCGCTGGGATTGTATGGGTGGCGACATTTTATGA
- a CDS encoding DUF4417 domain-containing protein, whose amino-acid sequence MTRTSHRWQNRPGSYDTLHAQRLFPAGNPYGIPDLRHTPAREVPTWLVPYRQRIRANEPLADGCVHFFLDDYRFETVWNRPFKALEALRQYRTLLTPDFSLYRDWPLMLQLWNTYRTRWCGRFWQEEGFTVIPTVSWSTAVSYDFCFLGVPRRSAVAVSAVGVNLDAPLEYRLFVDGFVEMVRRLEPVVVLSYGRLPAACHELAEIVTYPTRWTNIRMARRKRGV is encoded by the coding sequence ATGACGCGCACTTCTCATCGCTGGCAAAACCGGCCAGGCAGCTACGATACCCTGCACGCGCAGCGGCTGTTTCCTGCCGGTAACCCGTATGGGATTCCCGATCTGCGTCACACCCCGGCGAGAGAGGTTCCGACCTGGTTGGTTCCTTACCGGCAGCGCATCCGGGCCAATGAGCCACTGGCTGACGGCTGCGTGCATTTTTTCCTCGATGATTACCGCTTCGAGACGGTGTGGAACCGGCCGTTCAAGGCGCTGGAGGCGTTACGGCAGTATCGCACACTGTTGACGCCGGACTTTTCTCTCTACCGGGATTGGCCGCTGATGCTGCAACTGTGGAATACCTACCGCACCCGCTGGTGCGGCCGTTTTTGGCAGGAAGAGGGGTTTACCGTCATTCCCACGGTGAGTTGGAGTACGGCCGTTTCCTACGACTTCTGCTTTCTGGGCGTGCCCCGGCGCAGTGCGGTGGCGGTATCGGCAGTGGGCGTTAATCTCGATGCGCCGTTGGAGTACCGGCTGTTTGTGGACGGGTTTGTGGAAATGGTGCGGCGGCTGGAGCCGGTTGTAGTGCTGAGTTACGGCCGTTTGCCCGCCGCCTGTCACGAGCTGGCGGAGATTGTGACCTATCCCACCCGCTGGACCAACATTCGAATGGCGCGACGGAAAAGAGGGGTATGA